GGGATGATCTGCCTTTCGTCCTGCGACAAGACGCTTCCCGGGCATCTGATGGCCGCTGCACGGCTCAACATCCCGACCCTCATTCTCGCGTGTGGCTACCAGCCGTCGGGTTGCTGCCGGGGTGAGCCGGTGGACATTGAAGAGGTGTTCGTCTCCGCTGTCCACCACGTCCTGGACGAGACCGACGAGGGCCGCGATTGGCTGGCTGAGTGTGCTCGGGAGGCGATCGGCGGACCGGGCGTCTGCTCGGGTCTCGGCACCGCGAACACGATGCACATGGTTGCGGAAGCACTGGGCATGACGCTGTTCGGCACCACGCCAGTCCAGGCGAACAGCGCCCGGATGTGGAAGACCGTCGAGCGTGCCGGCCGTCGCGTGGTGGAGATGGTCCAGGAGGATCTGCGGCCGAGCCGGATCCTCTCTCCCGGGGCGTTCCGGAACGCCGCGACGCTCCTCCTGGCGACGGGCGGGTCGCTCAACGCCGTCAAGCACCTCCAGGCGATCGCTAAGGCAGGCCGGATCGACGTCGATATCTTCGACCTGCTGGGAGACCTATACGATCGTGTCCCGCTCCTCGTTGAGGTACGACCCAACGGACCGACCTCGATCGAGGAACTCGAACAGGCGGGCGGCGCGGCTGAGTGCCTGCGGCGCCTGGCGTCCATGCTCGACCTCGGGGCGCTGACGGTCGAGGGCGAGCCCCTCGGCGCCCTTCTGGAACGCTCGGGTGCCGACCAGACGTCATCGTGCATCGCCTCGCTGGAGGCCCCGGTCCGGCGCCAGAGCACGCTCATGCCGGTCCGAGGAACGCTGGCCCCGCGCGGCGCGCTGGTGCGCTCGACGGCGTGGGTGCAGGAACGCAGCGGCGAACCATTCCGCGGCCGCGCCGTGGTCTTCCATGATCAGGACCGCGTCGTCGATGCGGTGCGAAACGGGCGGATTCAGCCGGGCACGGTGGTCGTGCTGCGCGGGATTGGTCCGCGCGGACAACCCGGCATGGGGATGGCATCGTTCGCCGCGTTCGCGCTGGCGCGACCGGAGCTGGTGGACCATGTGGCCCTCGTCACCGATGGGCAGATCTCGGGTCTGGTCAATCAGGGGCTTGTGGTCGCTGAGGTGACGCCCGAGGCCGTCAGTCCGGACTCACCGCTCGGCCGCGTGCAGGACGGGGACGAGATCGTCGTGGATCTCAGCGCGAGGCGGGTGGATCTCCTGGTGGACGAAGCGACGCTCCGGCGTCGGGAGCCATATCAGGGGCCGGAATCCCTGCCGGACGGCTGGCTCGGTGTCTACGCGCGGCTAGCCACAGATCTGCGAAAGGGGAACATCGTGGAGCCTTAACGAGGCCGGGTCTGAGAGCAGTGCGGATTAGTCGTCCTCGCTTAGAAGTCGTCGAGAAGGAGGAACGCATGGCGATTGTGGGACGCTGGCCGCGGGCGATCTTCTACGATTCGAAGACGACGCTGTTCGACTGGGCCTGGAGCTGGCGCGAGGCTGCCAGAGCCTACATCGAGAAGTACGGCCTGGACACCTCGGTCGACGACTTCGTCGAGCGATGGGTGCGTAACTTCGAGGGCTATCAGCGCATCGCCGCCTTCGGCCAGTACACCCCCATCACCGGGGTCTCGATGAAGAACGCCCTGGCCGACACCTTCCAGCAGTACGGGGTGGACGGGGATGCCGCGACCGACATCCAGGTGTTCGAGCAACTGCAGGAGCAGGTGCCGCTGTTCCCGGACACCGAGGCGGCGCTGCTGGCGCAGAAAGAGCTGGGGGTCAAGATCATCATCTACTCGGACGTGGAAGCGAAGTACCTGCGCATGTACGTGGAGAAGTTCGAGCGCTTCCAGCCGGACCTGGTGGCCACGACGGATGAGGCGGGCTATCACAAGCCGAACCCGTGGACCTATCGCTGGGTGCTGAACAAGATGGGGCTGGAGCCGCGGGATGTGATCTACTGTGCGGCGCCGGTGTTCGACATCCAGGGGGCGATGGCGACGGGGATGATCGCGGCGCACCTGCGGCGCAAGGAGGGGCGGCTGTCGCGGGCGACGCACACGCCGGGGGTGGTGCCGGCGGACTATGAGATTGAGAGCCTGCACGAGCTGACGACGATCGTGGAGTTCAACCGCTACCCGGAGCGCTACCGGCGGCAGGGCTAGCGCCGACTGACCACGTCTGAACGACCTTGCGACAGGAGCGAGCATGCGCGTAGGCGTGCGCGGACTGACCGTTCGGATCGGGAACGTCACGATCTTGCAACCGGTCGACCTCGACGTGGAGGACGGGGAGTTCTTCGCGCTGCTCGGCCCGAGCGGCTGTGGCAAGACCACCTTCTTACGGGTGCTCGCCGGCCTCGAACGTCCTGCAAGCGGCCGCGTCTGGATCGGCGACCAGGTGGTGAGCGACGCCGACGGGGTGTTCCTACCCCCGGAGGCGCGCGACGTTGGCTTTGTCTTCCAGTCGTACGCGCTGTGGCCGCACATGACGGTCTTCGAGAACGTGGCGTTCCCGCTCAAGTCGCGCGGGTGGGCCAAGGCCAAGATCCCGGAGCAGGTGGACTGGGCGCTGCGCATGGTCGGCCTGGCCCACCTCAGCTCCCGGCCGGTGACGGCGTTGAGCGGGGGCCAGCAGCAGCGGGTGGCGATCGCCCGGGCCATCGTCGCCCACCCGAAGCTGCTGCTGATGGACGAGCCGCTCTCGAATCTAGATGCCGACCTGCGCCGGGAGGTCCGCGATGAAATTCGCCGGCTGCAGCAGGAACTCCAGATCACGACGCTCTACGTGACGCACGATCAGGAGGAGGCGTTCGCCATCTCAGATCGCATCGCCGTCATGAACGCGGGTCAGATCCTCCAGGTCGGGTCGGCGAAGCAGATCTACGACGCCCCGCAGCACGCCGCCGTCGCCCACTTCCTCGGGCTGAAAGTCCTGGAGGGGGAGCTGGTCCGCGAGGGCGGCCAGGCGGCGCTGGAGATTCATGGCTCCCGTGTGCCGTGCGCGGTGCCCGACGCGCTCCCCGAGGGGCCGGTTGAGATCGCGCTTGACGCGGGGAAGCTGCGCGTGTGGCAGCCGAGAGATCCGTCGGAGGCGCCGCCCGCGGCAGCCCTCCCCGCGTTCGTGGAGCGGGTCGCGTTCTCGGGGCGCTGGGGATGGCGCGCGCGGGTGCGGCTCTGGGAGGGAGTCGCACTCGAGCTCTACACGCCGGCCGAGCTGCAGGAGGGCATGGACGTGCTGCTCGTGGGAGAGCCGGGGTTCCTGCGCGTCGTCGGCCCAGTGGCGGCCACACCCGCAACGGCGACGACGGGCTGATCCCCATCACTTCGGGGACCGAATCTCTACGTTGGGCGGGCTCGCGGCCGGCCCTCGGTCCCTTCCGAGGCCGGCGGATGCGACAGGGAGATGACATGGCCGAGAGCGTGTCTGCCGTTCGCACGGTACGGCGCAGCGACACACCGGGCATGACCGTCCAGGCGGATGTCTGCGTCGTCGGTGCAGGGATCAGCGGCACGACCGCCGCGATCATGCTGGCACGACGCGGGCACCGGGTCGCCCTCGTCGACTCCTGCACCTGGATTGGTGGGCAGGCCGTCGGTGTGCCGATCGGCACCATCGCCGGCCTCTTCTCGGCGGGGCCGAATCCGTTCCTGCTTTCCCCGGTGTTGGCTACCGAGGTACTCGATGCCCTGGCCCGGGAAGACGCTTGCTACATCCAATACTCGCGGCGGGCGCGTACCAACACTGTGGTCTACGACGAGGTTACGGCCATGCGCATCTTCGAACAGATGCTGCGGGCTGGTGACGTGCAGATCATCCTCGGTGGCGTGGTGACCGCAGCCGATCTGGACGGCAGGCGCATCCGGGCCGTGGACGTCGCCACGCGGTTCGGCGCCTGCCGCATCGCCGCGCGCGCCTTCGTCGACGCGTCCGGGGACGCGGCGCTTGCGTGGACCGCTGGCCTGGCCTGCCGCGAGCCGACCATGGCCATCCATGGCACCCAGATGTGCGTCCTCGAAGGGGTGGTCTGCGGCGACCCCGCTGAGACGCGAGCGGTCGTCCAGCACGCCGAGGGGCTCATCCGTGAGCGGGGTGAGGCGTACGGTCTGACACGGCGGGAGGGGGTGATCTTCCTGCTGCCCTCCCGGCAGGTTGCCATCCTCAACGTCACGCACGTCGAAACGCCGCTCGACCCGGTGGCATTCTGGCACCATGGTCTGGAGGGTCGCGAGCAGGTGGAGCGAGCCATCGCGCTGCTCAAGGCGGAGTACCCCGAGGTCTTTGGGCGCGCCCACGTGCGCAGCCTCGGCCACCCCGGCATCCGTCAAACCCGGTCGATCGTGGGTATGCACATGCTCACGGTCGATGAGGTGAACGCAGGGGTGCGTTTCCCCGACGCGATCGCCCGCGTGGCCTGGCCGATCGAGCTCCACGACACCGCGGCGGGCTACCGGTGGGAGCCTTTCCCGGATGGCCACGTGCACTACATCCCGCTCCGCTCCCTCCTCCACGCTGAGGCGGACAACCTGATCGCTACCGGGCGCTGCATCGACGCCGATCCGTTTGCGCTCTCCAGCGTCCGGGTCATGGGGCCGTGCATGGCCACGGCGGTGGCTGCGGCTGAGTGCATCGATCTCGCCCTGTGGAGCGATTCGAGTCTCCACGACGTCGACGCCGGCAAGGTTCAGGAACGCGTCGCGCCCAACCTGGACGGCGAGTGGCCGTGGCCGCCCGATGGCGGGACGAGCGCATCCGGCGCCTAGCACCTCGTCGCAGGAAGGCCGGGTGCCAAGCCACCGCATCGTCGTTCAACCCGACTCGGGGAGCGTGTCGGGACGGATCTCCCAAGTGACGGAGCCGCTGCCGTCAGTGGGATGAACGTGCCTGGTGCAGGCAGTCCTGACACCCTCGGGTCGTGCGCGCCGGCGTGTCACTCTGCGTCGGTGGCTGGCGGTGCCGCGTGGCCGGTCTCGGCCGCGACTCGCCGCGGCATCGCCCAGGCTATGCGGTCGTCTGGGATGTTCACCTGCCGGATGCCATGGGGGATCGCCTGCTGGATGCGCTCGTATTGCTCCTGGAGGTGGGCCGGGGGTTGCCACGGGTGGAGGTAATACACCGCCTCAATTTCCGCCTGCAGTAACTCCTTGAGGCAGCCGAAGCAGGGCTGCATCGTGGTATACACCACCGCCCCGCGGACGGCGATGCCGAAGCGAGCCGCGGTCAGGAGCAGGTTCTGCTCGGCGTGGACGCAGATGCACGCGTCATATCCCTGACCCGCTGGGTACCGCTCCGGATGCGCACAGCGGTCGCAGCCACCCTCATCACAGTTCTTCATCCCCATCGGCGTGCCGTTGTAGCCGGTGGCGATCACGCGGTCCTGGAGCACCAACACCGCCCCGACGCGGCTGCCGAGGCAACTGGCCCGCTCCCGCACGGCCATCGCGAGCCGCATGTAGTACTCGTCGCGCGCCATCCGCTCTGCCGGGGACGTCTCCTTGCTCGGCATCCGGGCTCCTCCCATGTGGCTCATGCCATCCCAACCATCTGCATCTGGGGTCGATAATACGCGATCAACCCAGACACAACGCCTGACGACCATGGGTGGGGACACGGTGTCGGGAAGCGGAGATAGGCGCTGCGACGTTGACGCAAGAAGAGGGCGGGTGCGACACGGAACCCGTGGTCAGGGGCACGTGCCGTATCATGGAGCTGGCTCCCTACCACGGTTCGTGCACTGTGCATATGAGAGGAGATCGACATCATGGGAGTAACGTCGGAGGCGGGCGCGGTGCTGGAGCAGGTCCGAAAGGTGCGCCAGGTTCGCCAGTACCGGCCGGACCCGGTTCCGGCTGAGGCCGTGGACCAATTGCTGGAGATCGCTCGGTGGACGGGTAGCTCCCGCAACACCCAGCCGTGGCACTTCATCGTGATTCGTGATAAGGAGACCCTGCGCCGGATCAGCCAGTTGCGTCCCCCGATCAATTGGGTTGCGGACGCGCCGATGGCCATCGCTATCGTGCTCGACGGGGCGAGCCAACTCAGCGAGGCATACGACGAGGGCCGCGTCACCGAGCGCCTGCTCATCGCGGCACAGATCCTCGGACTGGGAGGCGGGGTCGCCTGGTTCGGCGATGCGTCGCAGGAGGCTGAGGCCAAGCGGATTCTCGGCATCCCGGATGACCGCACGGCCCGCTCAGTTGTCACTATCGGGTATCCGAAGTCGATTCGAGATCCCCGCCCCAACCCCGCGCGGGCCGGCCGCAAGCCAATCTCCGAGATCGTCAGCTACGAGCGGTTCGGCCAGACCAGCGCGTGATGCTGGCGGGCACGGACAGCGGCTGTGGGGCGTCTGGCGGCGGACGTGCAGGCCCCCGTCTGTGCCCGGCACTGGTGGCGAGAAGGTTCTCAGGCCGCGGCCCGTGCCCGAGGTTAAATCCCCGGGCTGACAAAGAAAAGCCCGCTGAAGCGGGCTGGTGATGGCTTCATGGAGGCGTATCCGGTTTGGCCCACCACCGGGCGCGGCGTCCCAAGTTCCTTCAGTGGGCTTCGACTCCTCGCCCGGGGAATTGTCCCCGGGCACAGGTCGAGCGGCGGACACCGTGTCATGAGAATCTGAGCTCAGCTGCGATTGCAGCCGGCTTTAGCCGGCTTCCCCTTGTCAGCCTGGAGGTTCACCCCCGGGCACGTGCCTGACGGTGTGGAACTCTTCGCCTGGATCTGGGTCCCCTCCTCCCCTACCGCACTCCATCGACTTTCTGTTTCATGACGGCGGTCCTGACCCCGCGCTCACGTCGTCACCAGGTACCGGATTGTGCCGTCGAACTCCTGTGACAACTCCGCTGCCCCACATCGCCGCAAACGAGCCCGCCAATTACCACGTTGAGACGTGGGCGATAGCACCAGGTTACACGGCCGTGCCACGCGCGCGGTGGTTCAGCATGTCACGACAATTGCGAATCGGACCTCCAGACGAGCCGTGTCGAGATGGGCACAGAAAAACCTGTGTTACAGTGGCCGTGACGGCGATCCTCGCATTACTTGCGAGGCTAGTGAGTAAGGGGGTGCGACGTGACACAGAAACGTCTCGCGGTTCGCGTCATGGCGCTGTTCGTTCTGCTGCTGACGGCGTTCACGGCGCCGGCCGCGGCCAGCGCGCAGGAGGATGAGCAGTGCCGGGCATTCGCCGAGACGGATCACCAGATCTGCGGCAACTTCCTGGAGTACTGGGAGGCTAACGGGGGCCTGGAAGTGTTCGGGCTTCCGGTGACCGACACGTTCCAGGAGCTCAACTGGGACACGCTGACGCAGTATCAGGTTCAGTACTACGAGCGCGAGCGCTTCGAATACCACCCGGAGAATGAGGGAACGCCGTACGAGATCCTCCTCGGCCGTCTGGGGGTCAATGTGCTCGAAGCCCGGGGGATCGATTGGACGCAGCTCCCCAAGGCGGACCCCAGCGAGCCGTACTACATGGATGTCACCGGGCATGCGATCGCTCCTGAGTTCTGGGAGTACTGGTCAAGCCACGGCCTCGAGTTGGGTGACGAGGGGATCTCCTTCCGGGAGTCGCTGGCCCTGTTCGGCTATCCCATCACGTCGCCGGCTATGGAGCGGAACCCCGATGGGGACACCGTCCTGACCCAGTGGTTCGAACGCGCGCGCTTCGAGCTGCACGAGGACGGGACTGTGCTCCTCGGGCGCCTCGGCGCCGAGATGAACACCAACGACGGGCAGTTCGCCGTTCGTGTCCAACTCGAGTTCGACGCCACCCTCCGGAAGGCCATGGAGGATCACCAGGCCGACGGCTTCCTGGCCGGCGTCTGGTCGCCGCACGTAGGGGACTGGCTCGGGACAATTGGGGTTGCTGATCCCATCACCGGAATGCCCTACTACCTCGACACGCACCACCGGATCGGTAGCGTCAACAAGACCATGACGGCCACGCTGATCCTCCAACTG
This genomic window from Sphaerobacter thermophilus DSM 20745 contains:
- a CDS encoding nitroreductase family protein, which translates into the protein MGVTSEAGAVLEQVRKVRQVRQYRPDPVPAEAVDQLLEIARWTGSSRNTQPWHFIVIRDKETLRRISQLRPPINWVADAPMAIAIVLDGASQLSEAYDEGRVTERLLIAAQILGLGGGVAWFGDASQEAEAKRILGIPDDRTARSVVTIGYPKSIRDPRPNPARAGRKPISEIVSYERFGQTSA
- a CDS encoding FAD-dependent oxidoreductase — translated: MAESVSAVRTVRRSDTPGMTVQADVCVVGAGISGTTAAIMLARRGHRVALVDSCTWIGGQAVGVPIGTIAGLFSAGPNPFLLSPVLATEVLDALAREDACYIQYSRRARTNTVVYDEVTAMRIFEQMLRAGDVQIILGGVVTAADLDGRRIRAVDVATRFGACRIAARAFVDASGDAALAWTAGLACREPTMAIHGTQMCVLEGVVCGDPAETRAVVQHAEGLIRERGEAYGLTRREGVIFLLPSRQVAILNVTHVETPLDPVAFWHHGLEGREQVERAIALLKAEYPEVFGRAHVRSLGHPGIRQTRSIVGMHMLTVDEVNAGVRFPDAIARVAWPIELHDTAAGYRWEPFPDGHVHYIPLRSLLHAEADNLIATGRCIDADPFALSSVRVMGPCMATAVAAAECIDLALWSDSSLHDVDAGKVQERVAPNLDGEWPWPPDGGTSASGA
- a CDS encoding ABC transporter ATP-binding protein, translating into MRVGVRGLTVRIGNVTILQPVDLDVEDGEFFALLGPSGCGKTTFLRVLAGLERPASGRVWIGDQVVSDADGVFLPPEARDVGFVFQSYALWPHMTVFENVAFPLKSRGWAKAKIPEQVDWALRMVGLAHLSSRPVTALSGGQQQRVAIARAIVAHPKLLLMDEPLSNLDADLRREVRDEIRRLQQELQITTLYVTHDQEEAFAISDRIAVMNAGQILQVGSAKQIYDAPQHAAVAHFLGLKVLEGELVREGGQAALEIHGSRVPCAVPDALPEGPVEIALDAGKLRVWQPRDPSEAPPAAALPAFVERVAFSGRWGWRARVRLWEGVALELYTPAELQEGMDVLLVGEPGFLRVVGPVAATPATATTG
- a CDS encoding deoxycytidylate deaminase gives rise to the protein MPSKETSPAERMARDEYYMRLAMAVRERASCLGSRVGAVLVLQDRVIATGYNGTPMGMKNCDEGGCDRCAHPERYPAGQGYDACICVHAEQNLLLTAARFGIAVRGAVVYTTMQPCFGCLKELLQAEIEAVYYLHPWQPPAHLQEQYERIQQAIPHGIRQVNIPDDRIAWAMPRRVAAETGHAAPPATDAE
- a CDS encoding HAD family hydrolase, translating into MAIVGRWPRAIFYDSKTTLFDWAWSWREAARAYIEKYGLDTSVDDFVERWVRNFEGYQRIAAFGQYTPITGVSMKNALADTFQQYGVDGDAATDIQVFEQLQEQVPLFPDTEAALLAQKELGVKIIIYSDVEAKYLRMYVEKFERFQPDLVATTDEAGYHKPNPWTYRWVLNKMGLEPRDVIYCAAPVFDIQGAMATGMIAAHLRRKEGRLSRATHTPGVVPADYEIESLHELTTIVEFNRYPERYRRQG
- a CDS encoding dihydroxy-acid dehydratase, whose amino-acid sequence is MPRLRSVLPKGSPRWAVRLAQWHALGLADEDLDKPKIAIVNSSSELAICYSHLDQIASRLKPIIRAAGGVPFEVRTTAPSDFITSVGGRGGYILSARDLISFDIEAMVEGAFLDGMICLSSCDKTLPGHLMAAARLNIPTLILACGYQPSGCCRGEPVDIEEVFVSAVHHVLDETDEGRDWLAECAREAIGGPGVCSGLGTANTMHMVAEALGMTLFGTTPVQANSARMWKTVERAGRRVVEMVQEDLRPSRILSPGAFRNAATLLLATGGSLNAVKHLQAIAKAGRIDVDIFDLLGDLYDRVPLLVEVRPNGPTSIEELEQAGGAAECLRRLASMLDLGALTVEGEPLGALLERSGADQTSSCIASLEAPVRRQSTLMPVRGTLAPRGALVRSTAWVQERSGEPFRGRAVVFHDQDRVVDAVRNGRIQPGTVVVLRGIGPRGQPGMGMASFAAFALARPELVDHVALVTDGQISGLVNQGLVVAEVTPEAVSPDSPLGRVQDGDEIVVDLSARRVDLLVDEATLRRREPYQGPESLPDGWLGVYARLATDLRKGNIVEP
- a CDS encoding serine hydrolase domain-containing protein — protein: MTQKRLAVRVMALFVLLLTAFTAPAAASAQEDEQCRAFAETDHQICGNFLEYWEANGGLEVFGLPVTDTFQELNWDTLTQYQVQYYERERFEYHPENEGTPYEILLGRLGVNVLEARGIDWTQLPKADPSEPYYMDVTGHAIAPEFWEYWSSHGLELGDEGISFRESLALFGYPITSPAMERNPDGDTVLTQWFERARFELHEDGTVLLGRLGAEMNTNDGQFAVRVQLEFDATLRKAMEDHQADGFLAGVWSPHVGDWLGTIGVADPITGMPYYLDTHHRIGSVNKTMTATLILQLVDEGQLSLDDTIDQWFDGVTYGDQITVRMLLNMTSGIGNFTLNPRWQEDFFANPERVFDPQEIVAYGIEMEPSFEPGAGWEYSNTNYVMLGLIVEAVTGQDIRDLYQERIFEPLGLDETTFPEPDDASLPEPYARGVTWQGLPPEIRDATNWNPSWAYAAGQMISTADDLRVWARALATGELVSEEMHAEQLTWVQVVPDVPEVGYGLGIVNDFGWLGHDGTVFGYDTVMLYRPDLDLSLVTLANSDIPTEELMWPAHSVAAGIMSIINREYPSEVVVQ